One part of the Georgfuchsia toluolica genome encodes these proteins:
- a CDS encoding NAD(P)/FAD-dependent oxidoreductase gives MEKRVLIAGAGPAGLTAALELIRHSDIKPVIFETLDDVGGISRTINHKGNRMDIGGHRFFSKSDWVMNWWREIMPVAPEKNEDGLSIIPESDRHMLIRPRLSRIYFLRHFFDYPVSLSAGTMTNLGIWRLIKIGVSYLWSCVFQRKPERNLEDFFTNRFGSELYRTFFKDYTEKVWGVPCHEISPDWGAQRVKGLSVIGTLLHAAKKLFASSRPADVSQKNTNTSLIERFLYPKFGPGQMWQLVAAEVLARGGEIHHGHRVVGVNLIEGKVASVDTLDIAGKHHNWQGDWLISTMAVRDLFAAMQPPPSAAVSRVASGLCYRDFMTMGLLVKKLKPTKDGKGPQNLVPDTWIYIQEPDVKLGRLQIFNNWSPALVRNNDTVWIGLEYFCQEDDELWSMPDDAFSRFAIGELAKIDLIDLVDVLDTHVVRVPKAYPAYFGTYDEFDAIREYADTIPNLFLVGRNGMHRYNNQDHSMLTANLAVEAILSGSTSKEAIWSINVDDEYHEEKQN, from the coding sequence ATGGAAAAACGCGTATTGATCGCTGGTGCCGGTCCTGCCGGCCTCACTGCTGCCCTTGAACTGATTCGCCACTCAGATATCAAACCGGTCATTTTCGAAACGCTTGATGATGTGGGTGGAATCTCCCGCACCATCAATCACAAGGGCAACCGCATGGATATTGGCGGCCACCGTTTTTTCTCCAAGTCGGACTGGGTCATGAACTGGTGGCGCGAGATCATGCCGGTGGCCCCAGAGAAAAATGAGGACGGTCTCAGCATCATCCCGGAATCCGACCGCCATATGCTGATCCGCCCGCGCCTGTCGCGGATCTACTTCCTGCGCCATTTTTTCGATTATCCGGTTTCCCTGTCGGCCGGTACCATGACCAACTTGGGCATATGGCGGCTCATTAAGATTGGCGTCTCCTATCTCTGGTCTTGCGTATTCCAGCGCAAACCCGAACGCAACCTCGAAGATTTTTTTACCAATCGCTTTGGCAGTGAACTGTATCGAACCTTTTTCAAGGACTACACAGAAAAGGTCTGGGGCGTCCCTTGCCACGAGATCAGCCCGGACTGGGGAGCACAGAGGGTCAAAGGTCTATCCGTCATCGGCACACTACTTCATGCCGCAAAAAAGTTGTTCGCTTCATCTCGCCCTGCCGATGTATCACAAAAGAATACCAATACCAGTCTGATCGAGCGCTTTCTCTACCCCAAGTTCGGGCCAGGTCAGATGTGGCAACTCGTCGCCGCGGAAGTATTGGCACGTGGCGGCGAAATCCACCACGGACATCGGGTAGTCGGCGTCAATTTAATTGAAGGAAAAGTCGCCAGTGTTGACACCCTCGACATCGCCGGCAAGCACCACAACTGGCAAGGCGACTGGTTGATCTCCACCATGGCTGTGCGCGATCTTTTTGCCGCTATGCAGCCGCCACCATCCGCCGCCGTCAGCCGCGTGGCCAGCGGCCTGTGCTATCGCGACTTCATGACCATGGGCCTGCTGGTGAAGAAGCTCAAGCCGACCAAGGATGGCAAAGGGCCGCAAAATCTTGTCCCCGATACCTGGATCTACATCCAGGAACCAGACGTCAAACTCGGCCGCCTGCAAATCTTCAACAACTGGAGTCCGGCACTTGTCCGCAACAACGATACAGTCTGGATCGGCCTCGAATACTTCTGTCAGGAAGATGATGAGCTCTGGTCAATGCCAGATGATGCGTTCTCGCGCTTCGCCATCGGCGAGCTGGCGAAGATCGACCTGATCGACCTCGTTGACGTGCTCGACACGCATGTCGTGCGCGTGCCCAAGGCCTATCCGGCCTATTTCGGCACCTACGACGAATTCGACGCGATCCGCGAATATGCCGATACAATTCCAAACCTGTTCCTGGTCGGCCGCAACGGCATGCACCGCTACAATAACCAGGACCACTCGATGCTGACGGCGAATCTCGCGGTGGAAGCCATACTCTCGGGCAGCACGAGCAAGGAAGCGATCTGGTCGATCAATGTCGACGATGAGTATCACGAGGAGAAACAGAACTGA
- a CDS encoding phosphatase PAP2 family protein: protein MRKILPIEWLALIAFAIALLLVGVTKVDFFYPDLGAISFTASHYLGPMVPALVLPLFAGMAYRILRQPNPSSEFGMAFFQRSRQTLALALIVLVHFNFKLWAQLLNPNRYDDVYQRIDTHFNVLLGIIDKANLFLATVLHLWPNAYHDIFVAMFIASFALHAIQTRTWIFDRVLFAVALVLIIGGLSYAIAPAWGPFIYGEGSNVFATEVQTHMIQFQRSLLASSGSSFSPKYFIAAVAAMPSLHIAHVMVLLWFAFRYIPVLGIAYLVPSTFLVTEAIASRWHYLADLPAGFLVAAVCILLSNVLIPNIDNQRVKR, encoded by the coding sequence ATGCGCAAGATATTGCCTATTGAGTGGCTGGCGTTGATTGCATTTGCAATCGCATTGCTGCTTGTTGGAGTAACGAAGGTTGATTTTTTTTATCCCGACTTGGGGGCGATTTCGTTTACTGCATCCCACTACCTTGGCCCGATGGTTCCAGCGCTGGTGCTTCCATTGTTCGCGGGCATGGCCTATCGCATTCTGCGTCAGCCAAACCCTTCATCAGAATTCGGAATGGCTTTTTTTCAACGTTCTCGCCAGACCCTGGCATTGGCGCTGATCGTTCTAGTTCATTTCAATTTCAAGCTCTGGGCGCAACTGCTCAATCCAAACCGGTACGACGATGTTTACCAAAGGATAGATACCCATTTCAACGTCCTGCTTGGAATCATCGACAAAGCCAATCTATTCTTGGCCACCGTCCTGCATCTGTGGCCAAACGCGTATCACGATATTTTCGTCGCCATGTTTATCGCATCGTTCGCTCTGCACGCCATACAGACCCGGACATGGATATTTGACCGTGTCTTATTCGCAGTCGCATTAGTGCTAATCATTGGGGGGCTTTCCTACGCAATCGCCCCCGCCTGGGGACCCTTTATTTATGGCGAAGGAAGCAACGTATTCGCCACTGAAGTACAGACCCACATGATTCAGTTTCAACGCAGCCTGCTGGCGTCTTCTGGCAGCAGTTTCAGCCCGAAGTATTTTATTGCTGCTGTGGCCGCCATGCCATCACTGCATATTGCTCATGTAATGGTATTGCTTTGGTTTGCCTTTCGATACATTCCGGTACTCGGAATTGCTTATCTTGTTCCTTCAACGTTCCTCGTGACGGAAGCCATAGCATCGCGTTGGCATTATCTGGCTGACTTGCCCGCGGGCTTTCTTGTCGCTGCCGTATGCATCCTCTTGAGCAATGTCCTGATCCCAAACATTGACAACCAGCGAGTAAAACGGTGA